The Henckelia pumila isolate YLH828 chromosome 2, ASM3356847v2, whole genome shotgun sequence genome includes a window with the following:
- the LOC140879867 gene encoding peptidyl-prolyl cis-trans isomerase 1-like produces the protein MVNPRVFFDMAVGGQPAGRIVMELYADVVPKTAENFRALCTGEKGVGRSGKPLHYKGSTFHRVIPGFMCQGGDFTAGNGTGGESIYGAKFADENFVKKHTGPGILSMANAGPGTNGSQFFVCTEKTEWLDGKHVVFGQVVEGMEVVRAVEKVGSGGGKTSKPVVIADCGQLS, from the coding sequence ATGGTGAATCCCAGGGTTTTCTTCGATATGGCAGTCGGCGGCCAGCCTGCCGGGCGGATCGTGATGGAGCTCTACGCGGACGTCGTTCCGAAGACTGCTGAGAACTTCCGAGCTCTCTGCACCGGCGAGAAAGGCGTCGGGAGATCCGGAAAGCCGCTCCACTACAAGGGATCAACCTTCCACCGCGTTATCCCCGGGTTCATGTGCCAGGGTGGAGATTTCACCGCCGGGAACGGAACCGGGGGAGAATCGATCTACGGCGCCAAATTCGCAGACGAGAATTTCGTGAAGAAACACACTGGGCCTGGAATTTTGTCCATGGCGAATGCGGGTCCGGGGACGAACGGATCTCAGTTTTTCGTCTGCACGGAGAAGACAGAGTGGCTGGACGGGAAGCATGTGGTGTTTGGGCAGGTGGTGGAGGGGATGGAGGTGGTGAGGGCGGTGGAGAAGGTGGGATCTGGTGGTGGAAAGACCTCCAAGCCTGTGGTGATCGCCGactgtggtcaactcagttaG
- the LOC140879864 gene encoding uncharacterized protein isoform X1 — translation MDWSGKLFFTGFLLVFAAASIDGVYGDTMVTGTVFCDQCRDGQISLYDYPLSGMNVTLACPGSGGQYSTWREETTNWVGNYAMKFDGTPDLRGCYAQVSSSGLGSSDCGVAAGPAGGLRLMFNMFDMEMYTVDPLLAQPAEPMSFCPKSPTPTVPVSPPPVRLPPAPHLPPLPRFPPVPPTPFLEASACSHQQWMMPEHRCYWKVVSPDTKVALVFGPIAAEKYGTDLTLWQGMTGRGDPYRTLLREGTTALLNSYNSIVFPYHSFAVIQHMNWALMGSTRQVLRTALGFMRANSGTRFNATCRFNACN, via the exons ATGGATTGGTCAGGGAAGCTTTTCTTCACGggatttcttcttgtttttgcaGCAGCGTCCATTGATGGAGTATATGGAGATACAATGGTTACTGGGACTGTCTTCTGTGATCAATGCAGAGATGGCCAGATATCCCTTTACGATTACCCCTTGTCCG GAATGAACGTGACATTGGCCTGTCCAGGCAGTGGCGGCCAGTACTCGACATGGAGAGAAGAAACCACGAATTGGGTGGGAAATTATGCGATGAAGTTTGATGGGACCCCAGATTTGAGAGGCTGCTATGCGCAAGTTTCGAGCAGCGGGCTAGGCTCGAGTGACTGTGGGGTAGCCGCTGGTCCAGCTGGTGGCCTGAGATTGATGTTCAacatgtttgatatggaaaTGTATACCGTGGATCCATTGCTAGCGCAGCCCGCCGAGCCTATGTCCTTCTGCCCAAAATCCCCCACGCCCACGGTGCCTGTTTCCCCTCCACCAGTAAGGCTTCCACCGGCTCCTCATCTGCCTCCATTGCCTCGGTTTCCTCCGGTGCCTCCGACGCCATTCTTGGAAGCTTCAGCTTGCTCACATCA ACAGTGGATGATGCCAGAGCACAGATGCTATTGGAAGGTGGTGAGCCCGGACACCAAAGTGGCCCTCGTGTTCGGCCCTATCGCGGCCGAAAAATACGGCACAGACTTGACCTTATGGCAAGGCATGACTGGAAGAGGCGACCCATACAGAACCCTCCTAAGGGAAGGAACAACTGCACTTTTGAATTCATATAATAGCATAGTCTTTCCATATCACTCATTTGCTGTAATCCAACACATGAACTGGGCGTTAATGGGGTCGACTCGACAAGTCCTCCGGACCGCTTTGGGCTTCATGAGGGCCAATTCAGGAACCAGATTCAATGCTACCTGCAGATTTAATGCTTGCAATTGA
- the LOC140879864 gene encoding uncharacterized protein isoform X2 has product MVTGTVFCDQCRDGQISLYDYPLSGMNVTLACPGSGGQYSTWREETTNWVGNYAMKFDGTPDLRGCYAQVSSSGLGSSDCGVAAGPAGGLRLMFNMFDMEMYTVDPLLAQPAEPMSFCPKSPTPTVPVSPPPVRLPPAPHLPPLPRFPPVPPTPFLEASACSHQQWMMPEHRCYWKVVSPDTKVALVFGPIAAEKYGTDLTLWQGMTGRGDPYRTLLREGTTALLNSYNSIVFPYHSFAVIQHMNWALMGSTRQVLRTALGFMRANSGTRFNATCRFNACN; this is encoded by the exons ATGGTTACTGGGACTGTCTTCTGTGATCAATGCAGAGATGGCCAGATATCCCTTTACGATTACCCCTTGTCCG GAATGAACGTGACATTGGCCTGTCCAGGCAGTGGCGGCCAGTACTCGACATGGAGAGAAGAAACCACGAATTGGGTGGGAAATTATGCGATGAAGTTTGATGGGACCCCAGATTTGAGAGGCTGCTATGCGCAAGTTTCGAGCAGCGGGCTAGGCTCGAGTGACTGTGGGGTAGCCGCTGGTCCAGCTGGTGGCCTGAGATTGATGTTCAacatgtttgatatggaaaTGTATACCGTGGATCCATTGCTAGCGCAGCCCGCCGAGCCTATGTCCTTCTGCCCAAAATCCCCCACGCCCACGGTGCCTGTTTCCCCTCCACCAGTAAGGCTTCCACCGGCTCCTCATCTGCCTCCATTGCCTCGGTTTCCTCCGGTGCCTCCGACGCCATTCTTGGAAGCTTCAGCTTGCTCACATCA ACAGTGGATGATGCCAGAGCACAGATGCTATTGGAAGGTGGTGAGCCCGGACACCAAAGTGGCCCTCGTGTTCGGCCCTATCGCGGCCGAAAAATACGGCACAGACTTGACCTTATGGCAAGGCATGACTGGAAGAGGCGACCCATACAGAACCCTCCTAAGGGAAGGAACAACTGCACTTTTGAATTCATATAATAGCATAGTCTTTCCATATCACTCATTTGCTGTAATCCAACACATGAACTGGGCGTTAATGGGGTCGACTCGACAAGTCCTCCGGACCGCTTTGGGCTTCATGAGGGCCAATTCAGGAACCAGATTCAATGCTACCTGCAGATTTAATGCTTGCAATTGA
- the LOC140879866 gene encoding pterocarpan synthase 1-like, whose amino-acid sequence MEKSLMVLTLVSIMGIANGVAMGPELVQKWLNTRYRVKERVTPLQFYVRDVFSTPNTKNVTTTNVIVAKANTTFGSPTLFGLVVVIDDPVTVGPEPDSKVMGRAEGIVTFASLEKISLHMTFTVVFTDEKYNGSTLSFVGRNSCLAVELGQISIVGGTGAFMLARGVAFVNTIPSNSSGDTVFEYNAFVLHY is encoded by the coding sequence ATGGAGAAATCCCTCATGGTTTTAACACTTGTCTCTATTATGGGCATTGCCAATGGTGTGGCAATGGGGCCTGAATTAGTGCAAAAATGGCTGAATACCCGATACCGGGTAAAGGAAAGGGTCACCCCGCTCCAGTTCTACGTTCGTGATGTGTTTAGTACGCCAAACACGAAGAATGTCACCACGACGAATGTCATCGTGGCCAAGGCAAACACTACTTTCGGTTCTCCTACACTTTTCGGCCTTGTCGTGGTGATAGACGATCCGGTGACAGTCGGGCCGGAGCCGGATTCCAAGGTGATGGGTCGGGCAGAAGGGATCGTCACTTTTGCCTCGTTGGAGAAGATTAGCCTACACATGACGTTCACTGTCGTGTTCACGGATGAGAAGTACAATGGGAGCACACTTAGTTTTGTTGGTCGTAATTCGTGCCTTGCTGTCGAGCTAGGTCAGATATCTATAGTTGGTGGAACGGGTGCTTTCATGTTGGCGAGAGGTGTTGCGTTTGTGAATACCATCCCGTCTAATAGTTCGGGTGATACTGTTTTCGAGTATAATGCGTTTGTATTGCATTATTGA